CCTTTAACCTAGCCGAACGGGGCGGGGCAGCAAGCCCGGCCTTAGTTCGGGTAATTTTTTCTTACTTGCAGGCTAAATACCGCGCACGTTCGCCCTACCCCCCTCCCACCCCTTACCCTCCCGTTCTATGGCTGCTACTACCACTTTGCGCGCCGCCGAAATTGCTGGCGTTGGCCACTACGTTCCTGCCCGCGTGGTCAAAAACGCGGAGCTGGAGGAAATGATGGCTACCTCCGATGCCTGGATTCAGGAGCGTACCGGTGTTCAGGAGCGGCGCTGGTTTGAGGAGGGCAAGGACACTACCGCCGGCATGGGGGCCGAGGCCGCCCGCCGCGCCCTGGCCCAGGCCGGCCTGACCGTGGACGACGTGCAGCTCATCGTATTCGCCACGCTCTCACCCGATTACTTCTTCCCCGGCTCGGGCGTGCTTATGCAGCGTGAGCTGGGCATGACCGGCAACGTGCCGGCTCTGGACGTACGCAACCAGTGCTCGGGCTTTATCTACGGGCTGTCGGTGGCCGACCAGTTTGTGCGTACCGGCATGTACGATACGGTACTGGTGGTGGGTTCCGAAATTCACTCCTCAGGCCTCGACAAAACGCCGCGGGGCCGGGCCGTGTCGGTTATTTTTGGCGATGGTGCGGGTGCCGTGGTGCTGCGCCCCGCCCGCGAGGCAAGCCACGGCATCCTGAGCACCCATTTGCACGCGCAGGGCGAGTTTGCCGAGGAGCTTATCGTGAAGGAGCCCAGCTCGAACCGCGAAAACCGGACGCAGTACATCTTCGACCACGAGCAGGACCTCTACCCCTACATGAACGGCCAGAACGTGTTCAAGCACGCGGTGGTGCGCTTTCCGCAGGTTATAACGGAAGCGCTGGACC
The genomic region above belongs to Hymenobacter psoromatis and contains:
- a CDS encoding 3-oxoacyl-ACP synthase III family protein, with protein sequence MAATTTLRAAEIAGVGHYVPARVVKNAELEEMMATSDAWIQERTGVQERRWFEEGKDTTAGMGAEAARRALAQAGLTVDDVQLIVFATLSPDYFFPGSGVLMQRELGMTGNVPALDVRNQCSGFIYGLSVADQFVRTGMYDTVLVVGSEIHSSGLDKTPRGRAVSVIFGDGAGAVVLRPAREASHGILSTHLHAQGEFAEELIVKEPSSNRENRTQYIFDHEQDLYPYMNGQNVFKHAVVRFPQVITEALDQNGYQAQDIDLLIPHQANLRITQYVQQKMGLPDDKVFSNIQRYGNTTAASIPIALSEAVQEGRIKRGDLLCLAAFGSGFTWASALIKW